The Gammaproteobacteria bacterium genome contains the following window.
AAACTACGCTGCGCACCCACTATTACCATCTGAAAGGTCCAAATGCTTTAATAGCGAATAACTATCGCCGAAAAGTCATAATAATGAATCTTTCCGAACTGCGTTATGTCGTCGCCCTCGCCCGCGCCCGCCACTTCGGTCGTGCAGCCGAAGCCTGTTTCGTCAGCCAGCCCACGTTGAGCGTAGCCGTCAAGAAACTCGAGAACGAACTGGGTATAAGGATCTTCGAGCGCGGCGCCCAGAACGTGCAGGTGACCCCGGTCGGCGAGCGCATCGTGGAACGGGCGCAGCGCGCGCTGGAGGCCGTCGAGGCCGTCAAGCATGCCGCCGACGAGGGTCGTAACCAGCTCGTGGGACCGCTCAGGCTCGGCGCGATCTACACGGTCGGTCCCTACCTCTTTCCGGACCTGATCACCCATTTGCAGGAACTGGCGCCCGAGATGCCCCTGCTGGTGGAGGAGAACTACACCGCCGTGCTAGCGGAACGGCTCAAGCGGGGTGAACTCGATGTCATCGTCATCTCGCTGCCCTTTACCGAAACCAATGTACTGACCCTGCCGCTGTACGAGGAACCCTTCGTCATTCTTCTCCCCTCGGCACACCCCCTGACCGCCAGGAAGACGCTGGACGGAACCGATCTCGAGAGTGAAACCATCCTGTTGCTGGGCTCCGGACACTGCTTCAGGGATCAGGTCATCGACGCTTGTCCGTCCTGCGCGCCACGACCGCCGGGGCAGGGAAACCTCGGCGACCTCATCGAAGGGGGATCGCTGGAGACCATCCGTCACATGGTCGCTTCCGGTATGGGCCTGACCGTGTTGCCCTGCACGGCCGCCGGTGTGGATCGTTATGCCCAACGCCTGGTAAGGATTCGACGCTTCTCCGGACCGGTTCCCAGCCGCCGGGTGGCGCTGGCCTGGCGGGCGACCTTCCCTCGCCCGAAGGTGATCGACGCCCTTCGCGCCGCGGTGAGTGCCTCGGGGCTGAGCTGCGTCGACCTGATCTCCGGCAATCATTCGGGCACCTCCTGAGGCAAGCTAATTGCGTGTCATAGCCATTTCCCATAATCCGAATTTAATGTCCTGTGGATTGATTCACATGCCCGGCCAGCGCGGCAGGCATGACTTTACAACCCTTCGAAACCAATCATTGAGGACCCCAAAATGGACACCTTGACACAATCGGGCATGCCCCGGCTCAACGAACCCGCCCCTGCCTTTAATGCGCCGACGACTTATGGTCAGAGGAAGCTCGAGGACTATCGCGGCAAATGGCTGGTCCTGTTCTCGCACCCGGCGGACGTTACCCCGGTTTGTACGACCGAATTCATGGCCTTTGCTAGGCGTCAGGAGGAATTCCAGGCGCTGAACACGGAACTGCTCGGCCTGTCCATAGACAGCCACTACAGCCATGTCGCCTGGGTGCGCAATATCAAGGAGAAGTTCGGTGTCGACATCGGTTTCCCCGTCATTGCCGACCTCAAGATGGACGTCGCCCGGGCCTGTGGGATGATTCACCCCGGCGCGGCCGACACCTCCGCGGTGCGGGCCACCTTCGTGATCGATCCCGAAGGCATCCTCCGGGCGATGGTCTACTACCCGATGACCAACGGCCGATCGATCGACGAGTTCCTGCGCCTGATCCAGGCCCTTCAAACCTGCGATGCCAACGGCGTCTCCACGCCGGAAGGCTGGCAGCCCGACGAGATTGTCATCGTGCCTCCGCCGGCAATCGCTGAAGCTGCCGAGCAGCAGGGCTACGAGTGCATGCATCGACGGGTACTTCTGTAAGAAGGCCGTCTGACCCTTCACCGCCAGCCCGTGGCGCAATGATCGCGAGCGGGCGGTGTCGGCGGGCCTGAATGCGGGCAGGGTTCGGATAAAAGAAACGAGAAACGCGCCGAGAGGCGCGTTTCTCGTTTCTTTATGTTTTTTTCTAGAACCGGTTCTGACTAACGTGCGACGGAGACGGTCTCTCCGTTCTTCAGGCCACTCTGTTCACTGGCCTTCTCCACCGCGGTCTCGTCGAGGTATTTCGCAAGCTTGCCCGCCGGCTTGTAACCCGGCAGCAACTCGCCGCTCTCCAGCAGGATCGCCGGTGTACCGTTCACCCCCATCGCCAGCCCCAGGTCATGCTGCTCCTGTACCGGGTTGTCGCAGCTTTTCTCGGGAATCTTTTTGCCGGCCTTGGCGAGGTCCATCGCGGCGTTGCGGTCGTCGGCGCACCAGACGCTCACCGCCTTCTCAAACGCAGGCGAGCCTTTCCTGCTGCGGGGGAACATCAAATAACGAACCTTGATACCCAGATCGTTGTACTCGCTCATCTCCGAGTGCAGCTTGCGGCAATAGGCGCAGTCCACGTCGGTAAAAACCGTGATGGTATGCCTGATCTTGCCATTAGGTTCGTAGACCACCATGTCCTCGTCCTTCACCCGGGACATCTCCTCCAGTCGGGCCCGGGACATCGTGACATTCGTCAGATTCTTACCGGACTCCAGGTCGAAAAGCGAACCACTGAAGGCATAGTTGCCGTCGACAGTGAAGTACATGACCTGGGTCCCGTAGACCACTTCCCAGACGCCGGCTACGGGCGTTTCACGCATGCTGTCCGGCTCGGCCCCGGGAATCAGTGACTGTAGCTTGGAACGTAGTCTGTCCGGATCCTTCGCACCCTCCGTGGCGGCGACCGGCTGTATCAAGGCAAGGGCGATGAATACCGCCGGGATCAATCGAATCTTCATGTATCACTCTCTCGCTGGATTACTGATTACCGCACGTCCTTTATCGGGACTCATCGAGCCTGACGACGGCGCGACTGAACATTTGTCACCTGTTTCGGACAACCCACTGACCCAATAATTCATCCGCACCGTACCGAACGCTTGATCGGAGGGCCAATTCTGGGAAGAACGGCAGTCACCCGCGGGGGTGATGTCGGGCATGCAGCTCCCGCAGACGCGCGCGGGCGACGTGAGTATATATCTGCGTCGTGGAAAGGTCACTGTGTCCGAGCAGCATCTGGACGGCACGCAGGTCCGCACCGTGGTTGAGCAGGTGGGTGGCAAACGCATGCCGGAGGCTATGGGGTGAGATCGGACGCTGTATGCCGGCGATCAGCGCGTAACGTTTGACGATCTGCCAGAATGCCTGGCGGGTCATCCCCGAACCGCGGCTGGTCACGAAGACCGTCTGAGACCCGTCACGCCCCTTCATCAGCGCCGGGCGGACCTCATCCAGGTAGCGTTCCAGCCATTCGAGCGCCGCCTCGCCCACCGGAACAAGACGGTCCTTCGATCCCTTGCCGGTGATCCTGACAACCCCCTGGCGCGGGTTGAAGCGGGACAGCGGTAGCGTGACAAGTTCGGAGACCCGCAAACCGCAGGCGTACAAGGTTTCCAGCATCGCGCGGTCGCGAAGGCCGAGTCGCGTGCGGGTATCGGGCGCCGCGATCAGTGCCTCGACTTCCCTCTCCCCGGGACTCCAGGGCAAGGGATGCCCCGTACGCGGGGAGTCGACCAACGAGGACGGATCCGTTTTCATCCGGCCGGCCTCCAGTTGGTGACGGAAAAAGCGCCGCATACTGGAAAGGAGTCGAGCCGCACTACTCGCCGAGGCGCCGGCCTCGTAGCGAGTAGAGAGATAGTCCAGAAGATCGGCCCGCCCGCATTCCAGCAATCCCTTGCCACGGCTTGCGGACAACCAAAGCGCCAGACCATCGAGATCGTTGCGGTAGGCATCCAGCGTGTTCCCGCTGAGCCCGTTCTCGAGCCAGAGCGCATCCAGGAATTGCCCGATCACGGCCACCTGCCGCTCGGGTACCGGCGGCCGCTTCCCCCGGTTCACGCGTTCTTCTGGCCCGGGTCCCTGGCATGGAAGGCGCGCAGCATCTCGATAGGCAGGGGAAACACAATCGTCGAACTCTGCTGGCTCGAGATGTCGTTCAGCGTCTGCAGATAACGCAGTTGCAGGGTTTGCGGGTTCGTCGAGATGATATTTGCGGCCGCCAGCAGTTTCTCCGCCGCCTGCAGCTCGCCTTCGGCGTGTATGACCTTGGCGCGCCGCTCGCGTTCGGCCTCAGCCTGCCTGGCGATCGCACGAACCATGCTTTCGTCGAGATCGATGTGCTTGATCTCGACATTCGTGACCTTGATGCCCCAACTGTCGGTCTGCTCGTCCAGGATCTTCTGAATGTCCGCATTCAGGTTCTCCCGCTCCGATAACATCTCGTCGAGTTCGTGTTGCCCCAGCACCGACCGCAGCGTCGTCTGCGCGAGCTGACTGGTGGCAGTGTAATAGTCCTCCACCTGAATGATCGCGCGCTCCGGATCCACGACGCGAAAATACAGGACCGCGTTGACGCGGACCGTGACGTTGTCCCGCGAGATCACGTCCTGACTGGGGACATCCATGGTGATTACACGCAGATCCACCCGCACGAGACGCTGGATGCCCGGGACCACGATAATCAGTCCGGGCCCCTTCGCCCGCTGAAAACGCCCGAGAAAGAAAACGACCCCCCGCTGGTATTCCGGGAGTATGCGAATGGAGAGAAAGACCAGGCCGAGCAGCAGTGCGACCGGCAGTGCATACGAAATCATCGTTCAGGCTCCTCAATCAATCCAGGATCCGACATCGGTCCTGCTTCTCATCGGTTTGCGTCCGGGTAGTCGGGTCCGATGCGACAGCTTCGACATCCAGCAGCAGTCCGTGCATGCCAATGACCCGCACCGGTTCACCCTTGGGAATGGTCTCGACCGCCCGGGCGTTCCAGGTCTCACTGTGAACCCGTACCCGACCTTCGACCCCAACGGCCGACAGCGCCACGCCCGTCAGTCCGATCATCTCCTCCGCCCCGGTTTTCGGTCTCCTTCCTCGCAGCCGGATCAGGCGCTCGATGACCCAGAAGAAAAATCCCGCGCTGATCAGCGCGGTGCCGATGATCAGGGGCAGCGACACACTGTACTGCTCCTCGTCCAGCAGGATTACGGAGCCGGCGACGAACGCGATGACACCCCCGAACCCGAGTACGCCAAAGCTGGGTACGAACGCCTCCGACACTATAAATGCGATGCCGATGATCATCAGCGCGAGTCCCGTGTAATTGATCGGCAACACCTGGAACGCGTAGAGCGCGAGCAGCAGGCAAATTGCGCCGATCACCCCGGGAAACACCGCACCGGGATTAGAGAGTTCGAAGATCAAACCGTAAATGCCAACCAGCATCAATATGTAGGCCACGTTCGGGTTCGTGATTGCGCTCAACAGACGCGTTCGCCAGTCCTGGGCAAAGGGCAAAACGGTGACTCCCTCGGTAGTCATTGTCTCTTCACCCGCCGCCGTATCGGCCTTTCGCCCGTTCGCCTTTCGCAGCAGTTCCGGAACACTTGCCGCGATTAGATCGATGACATTCTTCTCCCTGGCCTCGCTGGCCGTAAGACTGACGGACTCGCGCACCGCCAGCTCCGCCCATTCCTCATTTCTGCCACGTTGCCGCGCGAGCCCCTTGATATAGGCGGCGGCGTCGTTGACGATCTTGCGGCTCATGGTATCCGAACCACTGCTTTTCTTCGCCGCCTCCCCTGCGTCCCCGTTGTGCTCACCGCCGCGTTCCCCGGGCTCAACCGGATCGCTTTTGTCCGTTTCTTTACCACCACCGATGCCTGGCAGACCACCGATACTGACGGGCGTCGCCGCACCCAAAGTTGTAGCCGGTGCCATGGCGGAGACGTGCGCGGCATACAGAATATAGGTGCCTGCACTGGCTGCGCGCGCCCCTGACGGGGCCACCCAGGCGATGACCGGAATACTGGAGGAAAGGATGGACTTGACGATATCGCGCATCGACTGGTCGAGTCCCCCGGGGGTGTCCATCCTGAGAATGACGGCCGCGGCATCCGCCGATGATGCAGACTCGATTCCGTCCTCGACATAGGCTGCGGTCGCCGGGCCAATCGCTCCGTCCACATCGAGCAGCAATGCGGTGGAGCCATTCGCCCACACGGCGCCCCCAAACGAAAGACCGGAGAACACCACACAGAATATCAGGGAGAGCTGTACGATCCGTTCGGAAATTCGCCTCCCCGGGTTCCGGCCGGCCTGTACCTGTGTTTTCACCGAGTCCCCCCCGTCTCTGCCTTCAACGCGCGACCGGTTTGAGCTTCCGTGGATCGGCGCTTCCTCGCCGCGAGAGATTTGTCACTGCTTCCCCATCGCCTTCCACAGTAGAACATGCATCGACCAACTGGTTCCATGCCAAACGGCAATAATCCGAATGGCGCTTGCTTAGGCGATTTCTGTCAATTGACATACCATCCTGCTTGTCTTTTCGTCCGTCCTCCGTGTTGCGACAATCGTTCCATAGTTCGACTATGCGCCTGTTGTCGCGCCTTGATGACGAACGAAAATCCGGCGCAATCTGGTATGCCATTTTCCGGCATTCGCCTTAAGGGAACTACGCAGGAATTGAAGCTGTCCCGGGGTATTCGATACGAGGGCGTCTGCGGCATGGATGCTGCGGTCTAGCCTCCAGGGACGGATTCACGACATCCCTCGAATCGATTACCCCGGGGCAGATTCGCCAAAGTAAGTGCCATTCGAATTAATCCAGTAGAAAGCCGGTAGAAACAGAAAACGGCCCCGAAGACCGTTTTCTGTTCGATCAAGCGGTCTTCCTTCGACGCCTGCGTTTCTTCGGTGCCGCCTGAATTCGCGCGATCTCCTTTTCCGACCAGCTGTCACCGGCCCTTTGCATCACTTCACCCTTGGATGCGATGATGCCCAGCAGCGCCTTCTCGCGACGCAGGGCGTTTTTCAACTCGCTTTCCAGGTCACTGAGCCTGGCCTTCTGAGAGGCCAGCACTTCCTTGATCTGCAGTTTGCCCGCCTTGACGTCCGCCTTCAGGGAAGCAATCGTATCCCGTAGCTTCTGCTTGATCTCGCGATCCTTGGAAACGGACGCCGCCTTTGTGGTCGCGGCTTTCGGCCTTCCCCGACGCGCAACCTTTTTCTTCACTACCTTTTTCTTGGCAGCGGGGCTTGCCTTCCTCACTGCCTTTTTAGAAGTCGCACGCTTGGTCATCGTCGCCCTGGCGAGGGACTTTCTGGCTACGGCCTTCTTCTTGGCGGTCGCAACTCTTCTCTTCGCTACCGCCTTTTTCACTGTTTCCATCTGTGGCTCTCCTGTTTTTATCTGCACATACTGATTATATTACTACCGACAGTATTTTCAATTAATTGGAGCACCGCGTTCGTTATTTTATTGCCGGATGAGTATGGAACCAAACACCTCCACGATTTCGATTCGAGAAAATCATGCATCTGCGCGGGTTGCATCCATAGGGCAACAACACCGATGTGCATCGCTCCAGGCGGCCCTTTGTCGCTGGCAATAAAACGCGGTCATAGGATTCGCGGAATGTGCGAGCTTCCGTTTCGCCTTCCCGCACCATTGCATGACCTCTTCTGTCTGACCATTCAATTGCCATTGCTTCGAATCGTGTAGACTTTCATTGCCTGAACGGATGCACGCGCGAATTCTCCCCCCACTCCGAATCCGGCGATTTAGGCAGCCATCCAAGTCTGATATTACTTTCCATGACGAAACCCGAGATCCATTCCCCGCCCGAAACACCGGTGACAGTCGTCAAATTGCCTCGCAGGCTCGCCGCGCTGTTCTATGACAGCCTTGTCGCCACAGCGTTGCTTTTCATCGCGGCCACCCCGATCGTGATTGCATTCGAGATCGACCAGACACACCGCTTGTACTGGATCTTTGTCCTGTACATTTACGGTGTTCTTTTTCTATACCTCGGATGGTTCTGGACTCATGGCGGACAGACGATCGGCATGAAAACCTGGCGCTTCAGACTCGTCACACAGGAGGGACTTCCCGTCGGGTTGACGGCCGCGTTGCGCCGGTTCGCACTGGCACTGGTCTTCTGGGTGCCGGCCGGTTATGGGGTATCGCACTTGCTGAACGGCGTTCTCTGGATCGGAGTAAGCCTGACTGCCCCTATTATCTGCAACTATGCAGCCTGTGTTCTGCGGTCGGACCGCATGGCGCTGCACGACGTCCTGTCACGGACAAGGTTTATCCGTGTTTCCTGAAACAGGTGCCTTGAACGCTTGAAATGGGACAGAAACTAATGTTTGTACCTACGGTTACGGCGACCTGGATGCCAACAGAACCGCGCCAACCACCAGTTCACCCGAAAACGGGAGCGACGTCGGTATGACCCATCGCGAGCAACGAAACCGGAATCTTGTGATCATCTCATTAACCGGATTGCTCCTGTTGCTGACACTGGGAGGAATCCACACGCTCAACCTCTCCGAAGACGAGGCGTACTACTGGTACTGGTCCGAACAACCGGACCTGAGCTACTTCGATCACCCGCCGATGATCGCCTGGATCATTGTGGTGGGCACCGCCATGCTCGGCGACACGGTCGATGGCGTACGCGCACCGGCCTTCGTACTTTTTCTGTTCATCCTCTTCTTCGTCTACCGCACCGTGTGCACACTGTTCCCGAGTCAAGGCAGTTCTCTGGCCTGGGAGACGGTGCTGCTGCTCAACCTGACGCTGCTGTTTCCCGCGATCGGGACGATCATGACCATCGACACGCCGTTGCTGGTTGCCTGGAGCGCCGGACTTTTCTTCACCGCCATGGCGATCACGGAGAGTCGCGGGGACTGGTGGTACGCGGTGGGCATCAGCGTCGGCATCGGCCTGCTCAGCAAATATACGATGGTGCTATTTCCCGCCAGCGTTTTCTTGTTTCTACTCGTTTCCCCCGGACATCGCTTCTGGCTCGCGCGCAAAGAACCCTATCTCGGGGCGGCACTCGCCCTGGTGATATTCTCGCCCGTCATCATCTGGAACTGGCAGCACGAGTGGATTTCCTTTGCCTTTCAGTTGAACCAGGGCTTCGCACAGGTTTCGCAGCCGCGGATTTCGAGACTGCTGGAATATCTGGCATTGCAGCTCGGCATCATGTCGCCGACCCTTTTCCTCGCATTTCTGGTCTACAGCGTGTTTGCGCTGCGCCAAGTCGCAAAGGAGAACAGCCCTGGCTATCTCTTTCTGCTCATCCTGTCCTGGCCGGTAATTCTGTTCTTCGCCGTCACTACCTGGTTCGGGGAACGCGCCGAAGGAAACTGGCCCGCCCCCGGCTATATCGCGGGGGTCATCCTCACTTGGACCGTCTTCCGTACCTTCTATTCCGAGCGTCGCGGTCATCGCTGGTTCATGGGGGCCTGCGTTGTCGTCGCGCTCATTCTGAATGTCCTGATCCGGACACACCTCGCCTTTCCGTTTCTGCCGGTACCGGCCGACATGGACCCCTTGAGAAAGTTCGCATCCTGGCCGGCGCTCGGCGAGCGCGTCATGCAGATCACGCAATCGCGTCCGACGGAAGAGGGATACTTTCTTGTAGCGGACGGCGGACCCAAGGTCGCGGAGATGGTCTTCTACAGCGGCGCCCGGTTCCAAGGCGTCGATTTCGCCCGCCCAGAGCGCTATCTGTTCCTTGGCGACGTCGACAGAAAATTCCGCGGGCGGGACGCGATCATCGTTGCCGATGCGCGCCGGGATGCGGAGACGGACTATTCACCCTATTTCCAGACCGTCACGCGACTGGAGGACTTTACGCATACCTACCGCGGAGAGGCGTTCGACGAGTACCACGCGCAGATCCTGCTGGGCGAAGGTTTCAAGGGTAACTGGCGGGAACGCAACCCGCTGCCCTGAATTGCCTGTTGCACGAGCATTCATGGCCGGTTGTATTCCCGAATCGAATCAATCATCAATGTGGGAATGCTGCCGAATGATCTCGGGCGTGATCTCTATCCTTTCCCTGCGTTCGGAAAAGGTCCAGAGGTCGTTGATGAGATAACCCACGACGGCCGCGGCGACAATGGCCAGCACGTTCGCCACTATGTAGTGGATGTAGATGGCGATAACGCGGGTCATGACGAACTGCAGCACGATCGAGAACCAGCTTGCGAGGAAGTACTGACCAAGTTGCACGAGGATGTGCTTGTGCCTGGCTTCCACGCGGTCTGACCACGTCCAGGCACGGTTCCAGACAAAATTGTTTACCGTAGCGCAGAAAATGGCCAAGGGCAGCGACACGTTCAATCGCATCGAATCCGGCTGCACCGAGGCGAACAACATCTCCTGCCCCAGATACAGCACTGCGAGGTTGACCACGGTCCCGGAAAATCCCACGGCGCCGAAACGAATGAAGCGAAACCTCAGCGCTCTGCCGACGATCGGCAGTTGCCTGAGCCATTGCGACATCCTCATCAGCGGTTCGCCCCTTCCCGTAGCAACGCCATCGCCTTGTCGTATACGCGGTCCGGATCGATCTTCTTGAGACAGATATTGTCGCCATCGCAAGGCGAGGCACGATGATTGTATGCCGTCAGGCAGGGCGAGCAGGACACCGGAAGATAGAAGGAAAACGCGCGTTCCGACAGGGTTCCGTACAGCTTCGGGGTTTCGGGGCCGAAAAGGATAATGGTCCGGATCGGTGTCATCGCCGCGAATTGCCCCGGGCCCCCGTCGTTGGTCACGAGCAGCTCCGCCAGGTGAAACAGCAGCAGCAACTCGCGCACCGACCGCGTATACCCCGTCAAGTCGAAACCATGCAACCCGCCGCACCCCGCCAGCAGCTCAGCCGACAATACCCTGTCGGCCTCCAGCCCGATGACGGCCACGGCATATCCGGCTTCCAGGATCCGGCGACAGAATCGGATGTAGTGGACTGGCGGCCAGGCGCGAATCGGCAGGATCCCGCCACTGGGATAGACGAGCACCAGTGGCCGGTCGAATATGCCGGGAACGTCTGCAGCAAGTCTCGTGCGCAACGCGTCGATTTCCCCTTGTCCGATCTCCACCCGAGTAGCGGTGAGCGCTTCTTCGGACAAGAGGCGTTTCGCGCCCGGGACTGACTGGGACTCCAGACCCTCGAGCAGATTGAGGAACTGGACCGAAAGGTGCTGGTAGGGGTTGTACGGCACCGGCCGGTTGATGAATGTGCCACGATAGAGCCCTTCCTGCGTATAGGGGAAGAAACCGGTCTTCAACCGGGCCCCGCTGAAGAAGGAAAAGATACTGCTGACACGCGCGAACAGTTCGCAATCGATTACGGCGTCGCATTTCAGACGTCGTAATTCCCGGATCACGCCGAGACTGTCTTGCACCAGAACACCGAATCCCGTATCACGGATCGTCAGCACGTTCTCCCGTGGCATCACTTCCAGCAGGTCCAGGACTTCCCGGTTCTTCTCGAAGACCAGCGCATGAATCTCCGCCAGCGGATACCTGTCCCGAAGTTTTCTGAACATGGGGCTGGCCAGCACGAGACTGCCCATCTCGGACAACAGAATTACGAGCACCCGTTGTGGCGGACTGTCGGATCGACCGCGTTGAAATAACGACAGCACCGACAACAGTCGACAGATCAGGCTGCCCGCGACCCGGTCGACCCTGCGCTGGAAATCGACGTTCACCGCGACCCGCCCGCATGCCAATGCGTGTATTCACGCCCACCCCGGGACGTGCTCATGATTCCCACCAGACGCCCCGATCGAATCGAAACACACAGTAGAGAACCACACCCGTGAGGTAGATGAATCCGGCCGACCAGATCACGTCGCTGGCAAAATGCCCGCCCTGAGCGATGCGCGCCATTCCCATCAGGATGCCGAATCCCAGCCCGAGGCCCAGGAACGCGAACGCTACCCAGTTCCGCCCCACCGCCCAGAA
Protein-coding sequences here:
- a CDS encoding hydrogen peroxide-inducible genes activator translates to MNLSELRYVVALARARHFGRAAEACFVSQPTLSVAVKKLENELGIRIFERGAQNVQVTPVGERIVERAQRALEAVEAVKHAADEGRNQLVGPLRLGAIYTVGPYLFPDLITHLQELAPEMPLLVEENYTAVLAERLKRGELDVIVISLPFTETNVLTLPLYEEPFVILLPSAHPLTARKTLDGTDLESETILLLGSGHCFRDQVIDACPSCAPRPPGQGNLGDLIEGGSLETIRHMVASGMGLTVLPCTAAGVDRYAQRLVRIRRFSGPVPSRRVALAWRATFPRPKVIDALRAAVSASGLSCVDLISGNHSGTS
- a CDS encoding peroxiredoxin, which encodes MDTLTQSGMPRLNEPAPAFNAPTTYGQRKLEDYRGKWLVLFSHPADVTPVCTTEFMAFARRQEEFQALNTELLGLSIDSHYSHVAWVRNIKEKFGVDIGFPVIADLKMDVARACGMIHPGAADTSAVRATFVIDPEGILRAMVYYPMTNGRSIDEFLRLIQALQTCDANGVSTPEGWQPDEIVIVPPPAIAEAAEQQGYECMHRRVLL
- a CDS encoding DsbC family protein; amino-acid sequence: MKIRLIPAVFIALALIQPVAATEGAKDPDRLRSKLQSLIPGAEPDSMRETPVAGVWEVVYGTQVMYFTVDGNYAFSGSLFDLESGKNLTNVTMSRARLEEMSRVKDEDMVVYEPNGKIRHTITVFTDVDCAYCRKLHSEMSEYNDLGIKVRYLMFPRSRKGSPAFEKAVSVWCADDRNAAMDLAKAGKKIPEKSCDNPVQEQHDLGLAMGVNGTPAILLESGELLPGYKPAGKLAKYLDETAVEKASEQSGLKNGETVSVAR
- the xerD gene encoding site-specific tyrosine recombinase XerD — translated: MNRGKRPPVPERQVAVIGQFLDALWLENGLSGNTLDAYRNDLDGLALWLSASRGKGLLECGRADLLDYLSTRYEAGASASSAARLLSSMRRFFRHQLEAGRMKTDPSSLVDSPRTGHPLPWSPGEREVEALIAAPDTRTRLGLRDRAMLETLYACGLRVSELVTLPLSRFNPRQGVVRITGKGSKDRLVPVGEAALEWLERYLDEVRPALMKGRDGSQTVFVTSRGSGMTRQAFWQIVKRYALIAGIQRPISPHSLRHAFATHLLNHGADLRAVQMLLGHSDLSTTQIYTHVARARLRELHARHHPRG
- a CDS encoding slipin family protein; protein product: MISYALPVALLLGLVFLSIRILPEYQRGVVFFLGRFQRAKGPGLIIVVPGIQRLVRVDLRVITMDVPSQDVISRDNVTVRVNAVLYFRVVDPERAIIQVEDYYTATSQLAQTTLRSVLGQHELDEMLSERENLNADIQKILDEQTDSWGIKVTNVEIKHIDLDESMVRAIARQAEAERERRAKVIHAEGELQAAEKLLAAANIISTNPQTLQLRYLQTLNDISSQQSSTIVFPLPIEMLRAFHARDPGQKNA
- a CDS encoding nodulation protein NfeD, which gives rise to MKTQVQAGRNPGRRISERIVQLSLIFCVVFSGLSFGGAVWANGSTALLLDVDGAIGPATAAYVEDGIESASSADAAAVILRMDTPGGLDQSMRDIVKSILSSSIPVIAWVAPSGARAASAGTYILYAAHVSAMAPATTLGAATPVSIGGLPGIGGGKETDKSDPVEPGERGGEHNGDAGEAAKKSSGSDTMSRKIVNDAAAYIKGLARQRGRNEEWAELAVRESVSLTASEAREKNVIDLIAASVPELLRKANGRKADTAAGEETMTTEGVTVLPFAQDWRTRLLSAITNPNVAYILMLVGIYGLIFELSNPGAVFPGVIGAICLLLALYAFQVLPINYTGLALMIIGIAFIVSEAFVPSFGVLGFGGVIAFVAGSVILLDEEQYSVSLPLIIGTALISAGFFFWVIERLIRLRGRRPKTGAEEMIGLTGVALSAVGVEGRVRVHSETWNARAVETIPKGEPVRVIGMHGLLLDVEAVASDPTTRTQTDEKQDRCRILD
- a CDS encoding RDD family protein, encoding MTKPEIHSPPETPVTVVKLPRRLAALFYDSLVATALLFIAATPIVIAFEIDQTHRLYWIFVLYIYGVLFLYLGWFWTHGGQTIGMKTWRFRLVTQEGLPVGLTAALRRFALALVFWVPAGYGVSHLLNGVLWIGVSLTAPIICNYAACVLRSDRMALHDVLSRTRFIRVS
- a CDS encoding glycosyltransferase family 39 protein, yielding MIISLTGLLLLLTLGGIHTLNLSEDEAYYWYWSEQPDLSYFDHPPMIAWIIVVGTAMLGDTVDGVRAPAFVLFLFILFFVYRTVCTLFPSQGSSLAWETVLLLNLTLLFPAIGTIMTIDTPLLVAWSAGLFFTAMAITESRGDWWYAVGISVGIGLLSKYTMVLFPASVFLFLLVSPGHRFWLARKEPYLGAALALVIFSPVIIWNWQHEWISFAFQLNQGFAQVSQPRISRLLEYLALQLGIMSPTLFLAFLVYSVFALRQVAKENSPGYLFLLILSWPVILFFAVTTWFGERAEGNWPAPGYIAGVILTWTVFRTFYSERRGHRWFMGACVVVALILNVLIRTHLAFPFLPVPADMDPLRKFASWPALGERVMQITQSRPTEEGYFLVADGGPKVAEMVFYSGARFQGVDFARPERYLFLGDVDRKFRGRDAIIVADARRDAETDYSPYFQTVTRLEDFTHTYRGEAFDEYHAQILLGEGFKGNWRERNPLP
- a CDS encoding GtrA family protein — encoded protein: MRMSQWLRQLPIVGRALRFRFIRFGAVGFSGTVVNLAVLYLGQEMLFASVQPDSMRLNVSLPLAIFCATVNNFVWNRAWTWSDRVEARHKHILVQLGQYFLASWFSIVLQFVMTRVIAIYIHYIVANVLAIVAAAVVGYLINDLWTFSERRERIEITPEIIRQHSHIDD
- a CDS encoding glycosyltransferase family 9 protein: MNVDFQRRVDRVAGSLICRLLSVLSLFQRGRSDSPPQRVLVILLSEMGSLVLASPMFRKLRDRYPLAEIHALVFEKNREVLDLLEVMPRENVLTIRDTGFGVLVQDSLGVIRELRRLKCDAVIDCELFARVSSIFSFFSGARLKTGFFPYTQEGLYRGTFINRPVPYNPYQHLSVQFLNLLEGLESQSVPGAKRLLSEEALTATRVEIGQGEIDALRTRLAADVPGIFDRPLVLVYPSGGILPIRAWPPVHYIRFCRRILEAGYAVAVIGLEADRVLSAELLAGCGGLHGFDLTGYTRSVRELLLLFHLAELLVTNDGGPGQFAAMTPIRTIILFGPETPKLYGTLSERAFSFYLPVSCSPCLTAYNHRASPCDGDNICLKKIDPDRVYDKAMALLREGANR